One window from the genome of Myxococcales bacterium encodes:
- a CDS encoding FAD-binding oxidoreductase, translating into MPASAQPNFTALRRELEAICGPRWVSSTDADRRVYGRDMWPRLLLEQGEGHRLARLPHLVVWPASTREVAQIIKVALAASVPIIPYGGGSGVCGGVVPVNGGITVDVKRMDRVHRIDDDELVVSADAGINGERLERSIARRGFTLGHFPSSIYCSTLGGWLATRAAGQLSTKYGKIEDRVLGLTVVTGRGDVIETDGLQRATRGPNWNHLLLGSEGTLGIITSARLRLAPAPQLRVYRGFSFASVSQGTEAIRTLMQAGFRPAVVRLYDDADTFLGSVSLGHKHADAGPGAVVAPDADVHMQAQPQLAGKPSLAARLLATALAHPKLANAAVAGAAKFSRGGSCKCIIGFEGAAARTEVEARLGIAHLMAAGAVDRGEAPGLHWLAHRYAVSYKMSPIFVQGAFVDTMEVASTWDRLLPMYHAVTAALGKHALVMAHFSHAYHEGCSIYFTFTARAASREASLARYDAIWRDGIAAAQAAGGTMSHHHGVGLLKSAHLAGEYRQAMAVLGAVKQTFDPAGIMNPGKHDTQASIASLPRPHGAGL; encoded by the coding sequence ATGCCCGCCTCGGCCCAGCCCAACTTCACAGCATTGCGGCGCGAGCTCGAGGCGATCTGTGGCCCGCGCTGGGTGTCGAGCACCGATGCTGATCGACGGGTCTATGGCCGCGACATGTGGCCGAGGTTGTTGCTTGAACAAGGCGAGGGCCACCGGCTCGCGCGCTTACCGCATCTCGTGGTGTGGCCGGCATCGACGCGAGAGGTGGCGCAAATCATCAAGGTGGCGTTGGCCGCGAGCGTGCCGATCATTCCTTACGGCGGTGGTTCAGGGGTGTGCGGCGGCGTGGTGCCGGTGAACGGCGGCATCACGGTTGACGTCAAACGCATGGACAGGGTGCATCGCATCGACGACGACGAGCTTGTCGTGTCGGCGGACGCAGGCATCAATGGGGAGCGGCTCGAACGCAGCATCGCGCGGCGGGGTTTTACGCTGGGGCATTTTCCGTCGTCTATTTATTGTTCGACGCTTGGTGGCTGGCTGGCCACGCGCGCCGCGGGTCAGCTCTCGACCAAGTACGGCAAGATCGAAGACCGCGTGCTCGGGTTGACCGTCGTCACGGGGCGCGGCGACGTGATCGAGACCGACGGCTTACAGCGCGCCACGCGTGGCCCCAACTGGAACCACCTCTTGCTGGGCAGCGAGGGCACGCTGGGCATCATTACGTCGGCGCGCCTGCGCTTGGCCCCGGCGCCACAGCTACGCGTCTACCGCGGCTTTAGTTTCGCGAGCGTCTCGCAAGGGACGGAGGCAATCCGCACGCTCATGCAGGCAGGTTTTAGACCCGCCGTCGTGCGCCTTTACGACGACGCCGATACATTTTTGGGATCGGTGTCGCTTGGCCACAAGCATGCTGATGCGGGGCCTGGGGCGGTGGTCGCGCCAGATGCCGACGTGCACATGCAAGCTCAACCCCAACTGGCTGGCAAACCCAGCTTGGCGGCGCGCTTGCTCGCCACCGCGCTGGCGCATCCAAAGCTCGCCAATGCCGCCGTCGCGGGCGCGGCGAAGTTTTCGCGCGGCGGCAGCTGCAAATGCATCATCGGGTTTGAGGGCGCGGCCGCGCGCACCGAGGTTGAGGCGCGGCTTGGCATCGCGCATCTCATGGCCGCGGGCGCCGTTGATCGCGGCGAGGCGCCCGGCCTGCACTGGCTGGCGCATCGCTACGCCGTCTCCTACAAGATGTCGCCAATCTTTGTCCAGGGCGCGTTTGTCGACACGATGGAGGTTGCGTCAACCTGGGACCGCCTGCTGCCGATGTATCACGCGGTGACCGCGGCCCTGGGCAAGCACGCCCTCGTGATGGCGCATTTTTCGCACGCGTATCACGAGGGTTGTTCGATCTACTTTACGTTCACCGCGCGCGCTGCCTCGCGCGAGGCCTCGCTCGCGCGTTACGACGCGATTTGGCGCGATGGCATCGCCGCGGCGCAGGCCGCAGGTGGCACGATGAGCCATCACCATGGCGTTGGCTTGCTCAAGAGCGCGCACTTGGCAGGTGAATATCGCCAGGCCATGGCGGTGCTTGGCGCGGTCAAGCAGACCTTTGACCCCGCGGGGATCATGAATCCCGGCAAGCATGACACCCAGGCCAGCATCGCTTCCTTGCCCAGGCCACACGGAGCTGGCTTATGA
- a CDS encoding M23 family metallopeptidase — protein MKVTHILVGISLAACLTPRGLLAENPGERVAISRTTIRHGSSVDGIQDSEKKDKIPGSGTPSQADSWRVADLKPLSLTPVPGVESSGYGWRQDPVRRRKVKFHKGRDYRAPKGTPVYAAGAGTVVFAGRQTGYGRVIYVDHGDGLSTRYAHLSAFDAKKGSRVAAGDQIGKVGATGRATGNHLHFEVRIDGRAIDPVIALRIAGLQRTEPDQANKLVVELAPDVQGDLEDEHSPPPTARRGRAAAKAASHRPARKANLTSRSDKRKATAGGSGARVW, from the coding sequence ATGAAGGTAACTCACATACTGGTAGGCATTTCACTAGCGGCTTGTCTGACGCCGCGTGGGCTGCTGGCTGAAAATCCCGGTGAGCGAGTGGCGATTTCGCGCACCACCATCCGTCACGGTAGTTCGGTCGATGGAATCCAAGATTCTGAAAAGAAAGACAAAATTCCTGGATCTGGCACGCCTTCGCAAGCCGATTCGTGGCGCGTCGCTGACCTTAAGCCGCTCTCGCTAACCCCGGTTCCTGGGGTCGAAAGTTCGGGTTATGGGTGGCGTCAGGACCCGGTTCGCCGACGCAAAGTTAAGTTTCACAAGGGTCGCGACTATCGCGCACCTAAGGGCACGCCTGTCTACGCAGCCGGTGCCGGCACGGTGGTTTTCGCCGGACGTCAAACCGGCTATGGCCGCGTCATATATGTCGACCATGGCGACGGGCTCTCCACCCGGTACGCCCACCTAAGTGCGTTTGACGCCAAAAAAGGCAGCCGGGTTGCCGCTGGCGACCAGATCGGTAAGGTCGGTGCCACCGGGCGCGCGACCGGCAACCACCTTCATTTCGAAGTCCGGATTGACGGCCGGGCGATTGATCCCGTGATCGCCCTGCGCATCGCCGGGCTGCAACGCACGGAGCCCGACCAGGCCAATAAGCTCGTGGTGGAGCTGGCCCCCGACGTTCAGGGCGACCTCGAAGACGAGCACTCACCTCCGCCGACGGCGCGGCGTGGACGTGCGGCGGCCAAAGCGGCATCGCACCGCCCCGCGCGCAAGGCGAATTTGACGTCGCGCTCGGACAAGCGCAAGGCGACGGCTGGCGGCAGTGGCGCGCGCGTTTGGTAA
- a CDS encoding MMPL family transporter, whose product MILSQGAASLTVGYLNGATAFLGSIIAGNGVNFGVVLLGRFVDEARRGDVDIQRAMQAAMTLTIGPTMVASLGASIAYGSLAATSFRGFADFAVIGAVGMLICWIATYMLLPALVVRFATLPKQTPKEPALARFLARGTSLLSLRATIAVVAGLALGGGLLAWRYIANDPFEYRLQKMRGIGEDTLRARALMQELEAALGRNFAGQSFIVADSIDQVLPIVTGLEQIDAGKPDAERLLGPVTSLYSVLPRDQVAKLALIEEIRTIISPAVLAELPDSERASLEALRPAADLAALEPRDLPASIQASLRERDGRVGLVLAVQPYREIGDWDGHTLLAYANAIRSVKLPDGSPVAASGAAVILADILDTLRRDAPRVALLATALVMVMLLGVVGFNRRAVAVLVSTMLGSLLLIAICALAGFRITFLDFVVLPMTLGLGIDYGINLATQRDDGAPDDTLISTAGAAVFVCSLTTIIGYGSLLVSDNQSIRGFGVLSLLGELCCLLVSLLVVPAVIRTYARRPSTQR is encoded by the coding sequence GTGATTCTGTCGCAAGGTGCGGCCTCGCTCACCGTCGGCTACCTCAACGGGGCGACGGCGTTTCTGGGGTCGATCATTGCGGGCAACGGCGTCAATTTCGGCGTCGTCTTGTTGGGGCGTTTTGTCGACGAGGCGCGCCGCGGTGATGTCGACATCCAGCGCGCCATGCAGGCTGCCATGACCCTGACGATCGGCCCCACCATGGTGGCCTCGCTCGGCGCCTCGATCGCGTATGGATCGCTCGCCGCGACGAGCTTTCGCGGCTTCGCCGATTTCGCGGTCATCGGCGCGGTGGGCATGCTCATCTGCTGGATCGCGACGTACATGCTCTTGCCTGCGCTCGTGGTGCGGTTCGCCACCTTGCCCAAGCAAACGCCGAAAGAGCCGGCCTTGGCGCGTTTTTTGGCGCGGGGTACCTCACTGCTCTCGCTGCGCGCCACGATCGCCGTGGTGGCGGGGTTGGCGCTTGGCGGAGGCTTGCTCGCGTGGCGCTACATCGCCAACGATCCCTTTGAGTATCGCTTGCAGAAAATGCGGGGCATTGGCGAGGACACGCTCCGCGCGCGCGCGCTCATGCAGGAGCTAGAGGCTGCCCTTGGCCGCAATTTCGCCGGCCAGTCGTTTATCGTCGCCGATTCAATCGATCAGGTCTTGCCGATCGTCACCGGGCTCGAACAGATCGACGCGGGCAAGCCCGACGCCGAACGCTTGCTCGGTCCAGTTACCTCGCTGTATTCGGTGCTGCCGCGCGACCAGGTGGCGAAGCTGGCGCTGATCGAAGAGATTCGCACCATCATTTCACCCGCGGTGCTGGCCGAGCTCCCCGATAGCGAGCGCGCCTCGCTGGAGGCCCTCCGCCCCGCCGCAGACCTCGCCGCGCTGGAGCCGCGGGACCTGCCTGCCAGCATTCAGGCTAGCCTGCGTGAACGCGACGGTCGTGTCGGGCTTGTGCTCGCGGTCCAGCCCTATCGCGAAATCGGCGACTGGGATGGCCACACGCTGCTTGCCTATGCCAACGCGATTAGGTCGGTCAAGTTGCCTGACGGCAGCCCTGTCGCGGCGTCTGGCGCCGCGGTAATTCTGGCCGACATCTTAGATACCCTTCGCCGCGATGCCCCGCGCGTGGCGCTGTTGGCCACGGCCTTGGTGATGGTGATGTTGCTCGGCGTGGTCGGGTTTAATCGCCGCGCCGTGGCGGTGCTCGTCTCGACCATGCTCGGCTCGCTCCTGCTCATCGCGATTTGCGCGCTGGCAGGCTTTCGCATCACCTTTCTCGATTTCGTCGTCTTGCCGATGACGCTCGGGCTGGGCATCGACTACGGCATCAACTTGGCGACGCAGCGCGATGACGGCGCGCCCGACGACACATTAATATCCACGGCCGGCGCCGCGGTCTTTGTGTGCTCGCTGACCACAATCATCGGTTATGGCTCGCTGCTGGTAAGTGACAACCAGTCCATCCGCGGCTTTGGCGTGCTCTCGCTGCTTGGCGAGCTGTGTTGCCTCTTGGTATCACTCTTGGTCGTCCCGGCGGTCATTCGCACTTATGCGCGGCGGCCGTCGACCCAGCGGTAA
- a CDS encoding 3-hydroxyacyl-CoA dehydrogenase family protein: MTATTTTMKRVAVIGTGTMGRGIAQVAASAGATVYLYDQAPAALASAHAAITAALDKGVGLGKVTAEAREATLSRLHLESDLAAACQGADAVVEAIPEELALKQRVLAEVEGYVAPSTLLATNTSSLSIAAIAGPLARPERLLGMHFFNPVHIMKLVEVVTHAKVAAEAVARATAWASAMDKTAIVVTDSPGFASSRLGLVIGLEAMRMVEQGVASAGDIDTAMKLGYGHPMGPLELTDLVGLDVRLGIADYLTTTLGPAFTPPQVLRDLVAQGHLGKKSGRGFYRWVDGRRA; the protein is encoded by the coding sequence ATGACGGCGACGACGACGACCATGAAGCGAGTTGCGGTGATCGGCACCGGTACGATGGGGCGCGGCATCGCGCAGGTAGCCGCGAGCGCGGGCGCGACGGTATATTTGTACGATCAAGCGCCAGCCGCGCTGGCAAGCGCGCACGCGGCAATCACCGCAGCGCTGGACAAGGGCGTGGGGCTTGGCAAGGTCACCGCAGAGGCGCGTGAGGCGACGTTATCGCGGCTGCATTTGGAGAGCGACTTGGCCGCCGCGTGCCAGGGCGCCGATGCCGTGGTCGAGGCGATTCCCGAGGAGCTAGCGCTCAAGCAACGTGTCTTGGCCGAGGTTGAGGGGTACGTCGCCCCCAGCACACTGCTGGCGACCAATACGTCGTCGTTGTCAATCGCCGCCATTGCGGGGCCGCTGGCGCGTCCTGAGCGCCTGCTCGGCATGCATTTTTTTAATCCCGTCCACATCATGAAGTTGGTTGAGGTGGTGACGCACGCCAAGGTCGCGGCCGAGGCGGTAGCGCGCGCGACCGCGTGGGCGAGCGCGATGGACAAAACGGCCATCGTGGTCACCGATAGCCCTGGCTTTGCCTCCAGTCGCCTCGGCCTTGTCATCGGGCTCGAGGCCATGCGCATGGTGGAGCAAGGTGTCGCCTCGGCCGGCGACATCGACACCGCGATGAAGCTCGGCTACGGCCACCCGATGGGGCCGCTTGAGCTTACCGATTTGGTGGGACTCGACGTGCGCCTCGGCATTGCCGACTACCTCACGACGACGCTAGGGCCCGCCTTCACGCCGCCGCAGGTGCTACGCGATTTAGTCGCGCAGGGACACCTCGGCAAAAAGAGCGGCCGGGGCTTTTACCGCTGGGTCGACGGCCGCCGCGCATAA